A stretch of DNA from Candidatus Chlorohelix allophototropha:
AGGTCACTAAGGCGGAGAAGAGCTTGACCGCCAGTTAAACGGGTAAAAGGGTCAAGTGGCGCCTGGTCAGTCCAGGCGGCGGGTAACGAACGAAGTTTAGTCGAGGAAGGGTCAAGGAAGAAAACCCGGCTTTCACCGTAAGTGTTAGTTTTAGAAAGAAGCACGAAGCGTTGACCAGTCAATGGGTGAAAAGGATGGGTAACCTGAAAATATTCATCTTCATTGAGTTGATTGGGTATATTTGGCGACCCGTTCAAATGGTCAGACAGAAGGTCAGGTTAATCGTTTAAAATGGTTGAAAAGAGCCATGTTTGGTAGGGCGAAGCTCGATTTACTGAGCCACAGAGTACTATATCAGCGTACTGCTTAAGGTTTGCTAATTTGGATCATCAAAAGTGATTAAGAGCCTGAGCTTTGTCCCAAGAAGTTGCGGCTACACTGTACCAGGAAATTTCTATAGCACCGGATGAGCGTCCAACTTGTTTGGGCGCGAGAACGGTGACCGCATCGCCAAAGCGAGGCGGAAAACCCTTCGGCAAAACGCTCCACCCAAACTGCCCCAACTGGATTGGCTTTTTAGTACCTGCTCATTGGCACCTCTGGTACACTTCCCCCGCTACTTTCTTGTCACTCTTGCCGCGATTTCCCTTTCAGTATACCCCGCGAAATGACATCCGTGGCCGCCGACCAACGGTGTGATAACACGCTGGGAAAATTTTGCCAATATGAGCTATTACCGCACATTTACCGCGCATGTACTCTAGCATGAGGTTATAGATACACTGTAGCATTTCCGGCAGTAGGATGGGAATGCTACCGCTATATAATAAAGAGGGGTGGAATAATGACCGATAATAAACAGGTCGAGAAGATATACCACCGAGCTATACAACTTTTCAAGGAGGGAATAACCGGAGATAAGCTGGTGCAAGAATCCGGCAAAGTGGAAACGCCAATACCGATTGTTGGCGCTACCTTACAGATAGAAGGCTGGTTTGTGGGAATTACGATAGAAAAGCATATAACCGGCTTTCTACAGTTGGCTGCCAATTCTCAACTAATCCGGTACTCTACTTTCCAGCGTCGCCCGGGGTCTATAGAGGGTTGTCCCTCCGCCGAGTTCTGGCTTGATAAGGCGACCATTACTAACAAGGTTCGAACTTTAGCGGTTGCCGGGGAAACATTAACCCAACCGGTTCTAAGCTATGATCGCTCTCCTTCCCGGTTGGCCTGGTTGGTAAAAGCGGTCAATCCAGAAGGACAGGTTAGAGCAATTTATGTAACCGGAGATTATGTTTACGTTGGTTCTGATTCAGATGACTCCACCATTGGTGGCAGCTTCTAACCAGGATTGCCCAAGCTAGCCTAATGGAGGGCTACCTTTTTTTTCCATGCGTTAAACTTTTTGGGTGTCCATTTTATTTTGAAAGCTTCAACCTCATCTTGTAACTCTTGGTGTCTATCCACATCGAGCAGTTCAGCAGCCTTAGTTTGGCTATGGATTTTAGTATAAAGAGTAAACCATTGGGGTAAATCATACCATGCAGCATCACTCTGGTATAACTCATTGAGCGGCTTTTCTAAGGCGGCTCTGATCGGTCTAACTAAATTTCCTGCCCAGGCAGGAGGTTGATGCCCTTCACGTTCGGTCAGTCCACTTTCGTTACGCAAAGCATTTTCTACATTTTCGATATTGAGCAACTCTTCTGGATTGTCCCAGATCATTGAGTCGGGATTGTTGTTGGTAAGAGGATCCAATAATTCATTTTTTTTGAGAGTGGTTGCGCCTGCCTTAAAATTGGCAGCATGTCCGAGTTCGTGACCCAATGTAACCCAGCTCGGATTAAAAATTTCGTTGCGAGTACCCTTGGCCGCATCCAGGGACTGACCTGGAAATGAGGTTACATATGCTCCTGTTGTGTTAGCATTAAAAGTATACTTTTTGCCGTTGATGGCAAAACCACGGGCTGTTCCACCCCAGGCCGCCTCACGAACGTTCGATAAATGGGTCGAGTCAACGGAAGGGTATTCCGTTGCGTCCAGTGGGGCAGCAAGCGGATCAATAGGGCTGCTTGTTACCTCGGTAACGGCTTCGATGCTACGTAATGGGTCCAAATCCTTAATGCCCAGCGGAGTAGCCTCCGATCCTATCTGCTCTACCAAATCTGGGGAAGCTTTCCTGACATCCTTAGGCAAATTTGTTAGTTTTTCGGAGATGTAAATATTGTTGAGTTTGGCTTGAAGCGACCCTCTTATTTCCCCAGGCTTTGGAGTATTGAGGAAAGTCAGCATTCTCCGACCCGTTGGGCTAGAAAGGATTTTGGCGAGTTCGGCTCGCACACGTTTTTTGTAGGAGGTGGAGCCTAATATCTGAATTTTCCCCCTGTTGTTCACAATTTCTTGCCAGAGAGTTTTTAACTGGGTTTTTTCCGGCTCTAGAAGCCCTATATCATCAAAAGGCAGCACATCGAGCATGTTCTTGGTCGAATCAATCAGTTTTTCGTGCTCTTTTTCAGTAGCACTCGTCAAACTTTTTACGGTGGCATAGTGTGGGCTGGCGCTGAGACGTTGATTAACCCCCGATACCTGATTGAACCAGACATAAATTGCCCGGTCTACCCCTTGTAGCCGGTTCATGGCTGTCTGGTACTGGGCTGCAGTTTTGAGTTTATCGGACACGACCGTATTGTAGTTTTGTACTGCAGTGCCGACTGCTACTAATAAAGCATCGGTTGGATCGAGGTTAGTATAAGTTGCAGCCTCAGGCAAAGTCCGTTGTATCTCGGGATCAATGGCTCCAATTTGACGGTTTAGCTCTTGAGTCGGGTGGATCTGGTTTGGAAACAGCAGGCGTTGCACGACACGGTTGCCTACTGTGCGCTGAAGGGACAGAATTTTTTCTGGTGTCACCGGGCCTGATATCGCCGGACGCTTGTTTTGAAGTTGTATCAGGTTACTGGTAGACCTAAACTCCGGCGGTTTTTCAACCTGTTCTATCTGGGCAGTTTCTGAAAAAAGCGATTTTCTGTCCGAAGCGGATTTATTATGGGGTTGAGTTTTTTTATCCATAAATTTAATCTTTCTTGGTAGCATCTGATAAAAACATCGGGTAGTTTGTAGTTAAAAACAATAATTGCCGTTTGATCCTCCGATATAAAGCTGGGCGAGTACCTTTTTTATCAGCTACCTGCTGCCCCGCTCCCGGGAGGCAGGCAGCAGCAAGGCATTTGAGCCGAATTCATGGGCGGTCCGCTTACCCAGGCCAGAGTGGTACCATTCAAATTCAAAAAGTTGTTTCCACCGCTTACCGTTAACGGGCTTTGCCATTCTAAAGGAACGCAGCGGGGAAGAATCTTGTTTTTAGATTCACCTATACCCTCTTGAAAGGTATCGAATTCGCTCGGAATGACAGAACCCAGCAGCAAAAGTTACAGAAATCCGAAATTCGCTGGAACACAATTACCACCACGTAATCCAAGTGGTTTTGCGTATATACCTGGCGCAGTAATGCCAACTGTGTATAGCGATATTTATTTCGGCTCTGTATATTCTCTGCCACAAAACGCATAGCAATTCCTACAATTTCGAGAAATGAAAACTGCGTTGGAATAGCGATGGAGGTAACTTCCTGTAATGTCGATTGCCATTACTTATAAATGCACCAAATGCAGTCAGGGATTTAGAACGTTACCCGTGTTAACGGTCAATATAAAAATCCGCCCTTCTTTCTTAATTATAGGGTTGTGCTAGTTAAACTCAAAACTGGTTCAAAATCTGACAGAGTAGGCTAAAATCAGAGATTTACTTAAGGAACTTGAGGCTAATTTTGTAACTAGCACAACCCCTTAATTAGCTGTCAACAAGAATTACAGAGTAAGCGGCTTCCTCACAAAGGTTATCCTACTTATGGTTATTTTGACGAGATTTGGAAAGAGCCGGGTGAATAGTCCGGCTCCTCCCAAATCTCGTCAGATTTTACCTCCACCACGACTCACTTCGGTGAGGCATAACTAAAGAACTACACCGTTTTACCCGGTTCAGCTGTTAGCCTAACAACTGAGCCGGGCTATCCGGATATTTTACTTATTTACATTGTGGTGAAGCTCTTGACATCTCCCAATACCGGACTACTGCCACCGCTGTACTCCACCACCAACCGGTAATAATAGGTTTTCCCTGATTGTAGACCTTTGAGGGTTGTGCTGACCGCCTTATTGTTGCCCCCAGTTACCGTAGCGCTAACCGCTAATCGTCCTGTCAGGCTGTTCTGTGACTCTCCCCACTGAAAGTAAAGCGCTTTAATTGTGGCGTAGTTGGCATTTACCGTTCCATATAAAGTGCTGGAGTTCCCACTAATAGTTTTGGCTTCCCCGGTGGTTACGTTAGGCGCAATACCCTGGATTACCAGAGTGCCGGTAGCATCAGGAGCAGTGTAGTTCTGGCTGTATAACTTTGCCACCAAACTGTATTTGCCTGGTCTGGTTGGTGGGATAGCGGAGCCGTTGTAATACACCACTACCTGGTTCTCCAAACCAATTCCGTTTGGTGTTACCGTATATTTTACCGCTTTGGGCTTTCCGTCATATACCTGGGTCAGACTGACCTGATCCAACTTGATGGTCGCGGCAGCCTTATTAATAACCAGGATACCACTGGCCGTCCCGCTGTAAATCGGGTCGTTTACCACTGCTTTCACTAGGTACCAACCGGCATTGATAGGTTGTGCTACCTTTTTGAAACCCTGGCTGTATGTCACGGTCACCTTCAGGTTAGCCGGGGTGGTCGTCACACTGGCATACTTGGGATTACCGTCATAGGTCTGTACCAGGTTTCCCAGGATAACTTTAGCGGTAAGTTTGGTGACGACCAAGGTGGCGCTGCCAGTGGCAGCCGGGTAGGCGCTTTCTCCGGCGAAACGGGCCGTGATCGGGTAGTTTCCGGGCAGCAGATCACCCAGGACCTGTTTCACGCCCGCCGTTCCCAGGTTCAGTTTCAGGGTCGCTACCCCATTACTGGCTGTTTGCGGACAGTTGGGCAGACCAGTAGAATTGCAGGCTGCCTTGCCATTCACGCTAAAGCTGATGGTTTTGCCCGGTATCCTGCCCTTGTTACTATTCAGCAGAGCAGTCAACGTGGCCGTTCCGCCATATGATATCCTGGTGTTATTGACAGCCAGCCCTGGAGTAAGGTTGGTAACAGTCTGGCTCAGTTGGTCATAGGAAGAGCCAAAGCTGGTATCACTACCGTAGCTAGCTACCACAGTATGGCTACCGACAGTCAGCTTATCAGTGCTGAAAGTAGCCGCACCGCTGTTATCCATACTTGCGGTGCCGGTGATAGCGCCGTTATCCAGACTGAAAGTGATGCTACCGGTAGGAACACCGTCACCGGGGGACACCACGCTCACCTGCGCAGTGAAGTTCACCACCGTCCCTATCATAGAAGGATTGTTATCCGAGGTCAGTTTAAGGGCAGTAGTTGCCTTACTGACCACCAGGTTCGAAAGGGTAGCACTACTGGAGGCATAATTATTCCCATCGTTGAAGGTAGCCTTGAGGGAGTGACTACCCACCGCCAACGGACCAGCGGGGGTAAAGGAAGCAGTGCCACCGTTCAGACTTACCGTACCCTGATCAACCCCGTCCAGGGAGAAGGAGAAAGTACCGATGGGAGCGCCGGGTCCGCTGACGGTGGCTGTGAAATTCACCACTTGTCCGTACACTGGACTAGCCGCTGAACTGGCGAGGGTGGTGGTGGTAGCCGCCGCGTTGACCGTCAGGCTACCTGTACCGCTGCTGGCAGCGTAAGTGCTATCCCCGGTGAAACTCGCGGCTATCCACGAATTATAGGTTCCGGCATCAATGCCGATCAGGCTGACATTGGAGAGGGTGGCTACCCCGGTGGCGGTAGTGGTGGGACATGGGGGCAGGTTATTTCCGCCACAGACCGGTTGACCGTTTAATTTGAAACTGATGCTCTTGCCACTCACAGGCTGATCATTGGCGGTGAGGGTGGCTTTCAACTCAACCGTACCGCCAAAAGTTCCTTGAGCCGGATCAGTTACCAGTGTGGTAGCGGTCGCGCTGGGCTGGTTCACCAGTTGGCTAACCGGCTCCGATGTGCTGCCACTGAAATAGTCGCTACCGCTGTAGACAGCCGTGATAGTGTGATTTCCGGTGGTCAGAGCGGTGGTAGACAGTGTCGCCTGGCTGTTGGAGTCAAGCGCTACCGCCTGCCCGACAGTCTGACCATCCACTGCGAATTGCACTGCACCGGTAGCCTTGCCACCCCCTGCCGGAGTAACCGTGGCGGTGAAAGTCACTTGCTGCCCGAAGGTGGAGGGGTTAGGAGAAGCGGTCAGGCTGGTAGTGGTGGTCATATAACCTACCGCGAAGAAGGTGCCGGTAAGTTGCGACAGGTTCGGGGAGGTTGTTGCATTGACCGTGACGGTAATACAGCCGGTGCTGGGGTTAAAGGACTGGCTGCTGGCGGGTTGCCAGGCTGTGCCATCATACCAGTAAGCTCGTTTGCCCCCGCCGGTATTACAGAGGCTCAGGCTGGCCCCCGTGAAACTGGAGCCGGTCGCAATATAGGCATCGAAGAAACCGGTGCCACTCTGGAAAACAGTCTGTTCGGTGGGATTGGAGGAGTAGATCGCCACGCTCACCGTGCCGCTGCCACCGCTGGCTTGCAGGGTAACATTACCGGGCGTGAGAGTACCCGTGCCACCGGTAGTAGCGGTAGCCGTAGTATTGCCAGGAGCGGTTGTAGCAGTGCTAGAACTCGTCACTGCTGTTCCCACAGGGGTGACATAGAAGGCCAGCGGGTTAGAGGTACCACCTCCCGGAGTACCATTAAATACGGTAAGCAATATTACTCTGGCTGTGCTCAACTGAGCACCCGGAATAACCACTGATAAGGTGGTAGGGTTTATATAGGTAGTCGCAAGGTCAGTACCGTTCAAGCGGATTACCGAACCGGGAATAAATCCGCTACCGGTCACCGTTACGGTAATCTGTGTAGTTACAGCTTGCACTGTTGTTGATATTGGGCTGACCGAGGTAATAACAGGCACCGGGTTTGGAGGATTAACCACCGTGAGGGTTTGAGCGCTAGAAAGGCTGGGGTTGTAGTTGCTGTCACCTCCATAACTGGCGGTGAGAGTGTGG
This window harbors:
- a CDS encoding DUF5372 family protein, which codes for MNGSPNIPNQLNEDEYFQVTHPFHPLTGQRFVLLSKTNTYGESRVFFLDPSSTKLRSLPAAWTDQAPLDPFTRLTGGQALLRLSDLRKLVQFLENWDNHFPKPQFE
- a CDS encoding M91 family zinc metallopeptidase, with amino-acid sequence MDKKTQPHNKSASDRKSLFSETAQIEQVEKPPEFRSTSNLIQLQNKRPAISGPVTPEKILSLQRTVGNRVVQRLLFPNQIHPTQELNRQIGAIDPEIQRTLPEAATYTNLDPTDALLVAVGTAVQNYNTVVSDKLKTAAQYQTAMNRLQGVDRAIYVWFNQVSGVNQRLSASPHYATVKSLTSATEKEHEKLIDSTKNMLDVLPFDDIGLLEPEKTQLKTLWQEIVNNRGKIQILGSTSYKKRVRAELAKILSSPTGRRMLTFLNTPKPGEIRGSLQAKLNNIYISEKLTNLPKDVRKASPDLVEQIGSEATPLGIKDLDPLRSIEAVTEVTSSPIDPLAAPLDATEYPSVDSTHLSNVREAAWGGTARGFAINGKKYTFNANTTGAYVTSFPGQSLDAAKGTRNEIFNPSWVTLGHELGHAANFKAGATTLKKNELLDPLTNNNPDSMIWDNPEELLNIENVENALRNESGLTEREGHQPPAWAGNLVRPIRAALEKPLNELYQSDAAWYDLPQWFTLYTKIHSQTKAAELLDVDRHQELQDEVEAFKIKWTPKKFNAWKKKVALH